Proteins encoded within one genomic window of Panacibacter microcysteis:
- a CDS encoding ABC transporter permease → MDFVRTKDLGYNPAGIIRTGFGGDRDYKKAHDYLVNEFSKVPSVKTVSFGNDGWEEEVVAGTHAFKALYKNIDAQYLPVLEIPLLAGRNLSASFPGDINTGIIVNEAFVKAAAIKEPIGKAVTIRLNAGFDTSTRYIRGVVKDFHVGSLRQKIAPMVMYMRDVPDGGMWIKIDRRRQKDAMAAIESIYRKVFPSGVYQFSFLDELNAMQYVQEQRWQKIITIATVIAFVICCIGLFGLAHLSTVRRTKEIGIRKVLGASVAQILTLLSADFLRLVMVSFFIAIPAAIIVMNKWLQGFAYRTSLGPALFFTAAGLTVLVALIAIIVHTTGRAIANPVDSLRAE, encoded by the coding sequence ATGGATTTTGTGCGTACAAAAGACCTGGGGTACAATCCTGCTGGTATTATCAGAACAGGTTTTGGCGGAGACAGGGATTACAAAAAAGCGCACGATTACCTCGTAAATGAATTTTCAAAAGTGCCATCGGTAAAAACTGTTTCGTTTGGTAATGATGGGTGGGAAGAAGAAGTAGTGGCAGGTACGCATGCTTTCAAAGCGCTGTATAAGAATATCGATGCGCAATATTTACCTGTTTTAGAAATTCCGCTGTTGGCAGGCAGAAACCTTTCTGCATCTTTTCCAGGAGATATAAATACAGGCATTATAGTAAACGAAGCGTTTGTAAAAGCCGCTGCCATAAAAGAACCTATTGGTAAAGCCGTAACCATCAGGCTTAATGCAGGTTTCGATACAAGCACCAGATATATACGCGGTGTGGTGAAAGATTTTCATGTGGGTTCGCTCCGGCAAAAGATTGCACCAATGGTTATGTACATGCGTGATGTACCCGATGGCGGTATGTGGATTAAGATCGATCGCCGCCGGCAAAAAGATGCTATGGCCGCCATTGAAAGTATTTACCGCAAAGTCTTTCCATCCGGTGTTTACCAGTTCAGTTTCCTCGATGAACTTAATGCCATGCAATATGTGCAGGAGCAGCGCTGGCAGAAGATCATCACTATTGCAACGGTCATCGCATTTGTTATTTGTTGCATTGGGTTATTCGGACTCGCACATCTTTCCACCGTTCGTCGTACAAAAGAAATAGGCATTAGAAAAGTATTGGGCGCATCAGTGGCGCAAATACTCACATTGCTATCAGCAGATTTTTTACGGCTCGTTATGGTCTCTTTTTTTATTGCAATACCGGCAGCAATTATCGTAATGAATAAATGGCTCCAGGGTTTTGCCTATCGTACTTCGTTAGGCCCTGCACTGTTCTTTACAGCAGCAGGCTTAACTGTATTGGTCGCGCTCATAGCCATTATTGTACATACTACAGGAAGGGCTATTGCAAACCCTGTTGACAGCCTGCGGGCAGAATAG
- a CDS encoding ABC transporter permease: MLRNYFKSAFRSLWKTRTTSFINIFGLAVGMAAAVFIFLWVQNEASFDSFHTEKEQVYRITCDIAINADEQWKWENAPMMMAETALREIPEVEQASRVMINNWGGPVLNINNKLYDEKTSAWVDKNWFNIFSYDFIAGNAAGFAQDPFSIILTASKAKKFFGNAEAVGQVIKVDTTNYTVKAVIKDNPINSSFQFDILLQMGGRLADPNTYRNDLTWNNFGYITFLKLRKDASVTQVIAGLNNIVKKNRPGNDNTTIRLMPLKDLYFEEDLQSSAMPKGTEKTVYIFSILGILLLLTACINYVNLTTAKASLRAKEVSVRKIIGADRSSLFAQFITESLTVSLFALFFTVVLLILGLPLFNDITGKSFEISLSSFAVWKVLTGTLLFAAVLNGIYPALLLSSFKPLNVFRGVSVLKLNDGAVRKGLVVFQFALSTVLIAGAMVIYRQLNYIQTTNPGYNVSQVMSVEVPYPAYAKLKGEELGMFFQTFKNELRRQPGVMGVSGGSDDITNVQSYSSGNADWDGRDTLFNPSIARLSVDADFRSMFKLQLADGRWFTTGKDDERNYILNETAVAQFNMHKPVVGQRFTWGGDTGHVVGVVKDFHYKSLHDKIGPMVLMSETQRSSHLFVKVAPGSIPATVSAVQSVWASLVPTQPFHYTFLDDSFNVLYSKDIQTSQLILIFSFIAVIIAALGLFALAAFTAEQRTKEIGIRKVLGASVQQITTLLSKDFVVLVCVAIVIATPLAWWAMNNWLQDFAYRIDLGFGIFLSSAAVAIFIALLSVSYQAIKAAIANPANSLRTE, encoded by the coding sequence CATTTCGCAGTCTCTGGAAAACCAGGACCACCAGCTTTATCAACATATTCGGGCTTGCTGTTGGCATGGCTGCCGCTGTTTTTATTTTTCTGTGGGTGCAGAATGAGGCAAGTTTTGATAGCTTCCATACTGAAAAAGAGCAGGTGTACAGGATAACATGCGACATTGCTATTAACGCCGATGAGCAATGGAAATGGGAAAATGCACCGATGATGATGGCCGAAACCGCCTTGCGTGAAATACCAGAAGTAGAGCAGGCATCTCGTGTAATGATCAATAACTGGGGCGGCCCTGTGTTGAATATTAATAATAAATTATACGACGAAAAAACAAGTGCGTGGGTAGATAAAAACTGGTTCAATATTTTTTCTTATGATTTTATTGCGGGCAATGCAGCAGGGTTTGCGCAGGATCCGTTCAGTATTATACTTACCGCATCGAAAGCCAAAAAATTCTTTGGCAATGCAGAAGCGGTTGGGCAGGTGATTAAGGTGGATACAACCAACTATACTGTAAAGGCAGTAATAAAAGATAACCCGATCAATTCTAGTTTCCAGTTTGATATTTTACTGCAGATGGGCGGTCGCCTTGCCGATCCCAATACGTACAGGAACGACCTTACCTGGAATAATTTTGGCTATATCACTTTTCTTAAACTGCGTAAAGACGCAAGCGTTACGCAGGTTATTGCCGGTTTAAATAATATTGTAAAAAAGAACAGGCCCGGTAACGATAATACCACCATCAGGCTGATGCCATTGAAGGACCTGTATTTCGAGGAAGACCTTCAGTCTTCTGCTATGCCAAAAGGCACAGAAAAAACTGTATACATATTTAGTATACTGGGCATATTGCTGTTGCTTACAGCATGTATTAACTATGTAAACCTTACCACTGCAAAAGCCAGCCTGCGTGCAAAAGAAGTAAGTGTAAGAAAAATAATCGGCGCCGACAGGAGCAGCCTTTTTGCACAGTTCATTACTGAGTCGCTCACAGTAAGTTTATTCGCATTGTTCTTCACGGTAGTACTGCTTATCCTGGGCCTGCCTTTGTTCAATGATATAACAGGAAAGTCGTTCGAGATTTCCCTCAGTTCATTTGCTGTATGGAAGGTACTTACCGGAACGCTGTTGTTTGCAGCGGTGCTTAATGGCATTTACCCGGCCTTGTTGTTGTCGTCTTTCAAACCGCTGAATGTTTTCAGGGGTGTAAGTGTGCTTAAACTCAATGATGGAGCGGTACGCAAAGGCCTGGTAGTTTTCCAGTTTGCGCTTTCAACGGTGCTTATAGCAGGTGCAATGGTAATTTACCGGCAGCTCAATTATATACAAACCACCAACCCGGGTTACAATGTGTCGCAGGTAATGTCGGTAGAAGTGCCTTATCCTGCTTATGCAAAACTAAAAGGTGAGGAGCTGGGTATGTTTTTTCAAACATTTAAAAACGAATTGCGCAGGCAGCCCGGCGTTATGGGAGTAAGTGGTGGCAGTGATGATATTACGAATGTGCAAAGTTACTCATCGGGCAATGCAGACTGGGATGGCAGGGATACCTTGTTCAACCCTTCCATTGCCAGGCTAAGCGTGGATGCAGATTTTAGAAGCATGTTTAAATTGCAGCTCGCAGACGGGCGCTGGTTTACCACGGGCAAAGATGATGAACGTAATTACATTTTAAATGAAACAGCTGTGGCACAGTTTAACATGCATAAACCGGTTGTAGGGCAGCGTTTTACCTGGGGCGGAGATACAGGGCATGTGGTTGGCGTAGTAAAAGATTTTCATTATAAGAGCTTACACGATAAAATAGGGCCAATGGTGTTGATGTCAGAAACACAAAGAAGTTCGCACCTGTTTGTAAAAGTGGCACCGGGCAGCATTCCTGCAACGGTAAGTGCTGTGCAGTCTGTATGGGCATCGCTTGTACCAACACAACCTTTTCATTATACTTTTCTGGATGACAGCTTTAATGTGCTGTACAGCAAAGACATTCAAACCTCTCAGCTGATCCTCATATTTTCTTTTATTGCGGTTATTATTGCCGCGCTTGGCCTGTTTGCACTGGCCGCTTTTACAGCAGAGCAGCGAACAAAGGAAATAGGCATACGCAAGGTGCTGGGTGCATCGGTACAGCAGATAACAACGTTGCTTTCCAAAGACTTCGTTGTATTAGTATGCGTGGCAATTGTTATAGCAACACCACTTGCCTGGTGGGCTATGAACAACTGGTTGCAGGATTTCGCTTACCGTATAGACCTCGGGTTTGGTATTTTTCTATCATCTGCGGCGGTAGCTATATTCATCGCATTGTTGTCTGTAAGTTACCAGGCCATAAAAGCTGCTATTGCAAACCCTGCAAACAGTTTACGAACAGAATAA
- a CDS encoding ABC transporter permease: MFITVLMNMLGTFLKISVRHIVKNKLYATINVIGLAAGITCMMLAILYWQDEHSFDDFHANNANLYRIVTTAITKDGKAEPTGGTGQVQGPAFKASVPEVKSYTRVMGGAIYSDVSANNKTLHLQPLFVDDNFFDVFSFRLLHGNANTVLSDVNYVVLTESTARRFFNSTDVTGKLLSMDADPSFENLGKPLVVSGVVKDPPPNSSLQFDILLTFGFMRLSFEDNNWLNAYLGTFVVLHPQSDRTQVVKKFNDIYTHHAKGQLGKEAFDIYGFDPKITYSLQPVTDIHLNTSISSSGESGVVNTGNPLTSYMFMGIAVFILLMAAINFVNISIACSLKRMKEIGLRKIAGSSKRQIILQFLCESAILCFTAFLLSMLFLSIALPLFNTLAGKHFVAEKLAQTSLLMYFALLFTVVVLLTGLYPAYILSNFRAAEVLYNRQKLPVKISLAVRW; encoded by the coding sequence ATGTTCATAACAGTATTAATGAATATGCTGGGCACATTTTTAAAAATATCGGTAAGGCATATTGTTAAAAATAAACTCTATGCCACTATCAATGTCATTGGGCTTGCAGCAGGTATTACCTGTATGATGCTGGCCATTCTGTACTGGCAGGATGAGCATAGCTTTGATGATTTTCATGCCAATAACGCTAACCTGTATCGCATTGTTACCACTGCTATTACAAAAGACGGCAAAGCCGAACCCACTGGTGGCACCGGGCAGGTACAAGGCCCTGCATTTAAGGCTTCTGTACCTGAAGTAAAAAGTTATACCCGTGTAATGGGTGGTGCAATTTATAGTGATGTGTCGGCTAATAACAAGACGCTTCACCTGCAACCGTTGTTTGTGGATGATAACTTTTTTGATGTATTCAGTTTCCGCTTATTGCATGGCAATGCAAATACAGTACTGAGTGATGTAAATTATGTAGTATTAACCGAAAGCACTGCCCGCAGGTTTTTCAACAGTACAGATGTAACAGGCAAATTGCTGAGTATGGATGCTGACCCCTCGTTCGAAAATTTGGGTAAGCCCTTAGTGGTATCAGGTGTTGTAAAAGATCCGCCTCCAAATTCTTCCCTGCAGTTTGACATCCTGCTCACATTCGGTTTTATGCGACTGTCTTTCGAAGACAATAACTGGCTGAATGCCTACCTGGGCACATTTGTCGTATTGCACCCACAGTCTGACAGAACACAGGTGGTGAAGAAGTTCAATGATATTTATACACATCATGCCAAAGGCCAATTAGGCAAAGAAGCGTTTGATATCTATGGTTTTGATCCAAAAATCACTTACAGTTTGCAGCCTGTTACAGACATACATTTAAATACCAGTATCAGTTCTTCCGGGGAAAGTGGTGTAGTAAATACCGGTAACCCGCTTACTTCTTACATGTTTATGGGTATCGCCGTTTTTATACTGTTAATGGCTGCAATCAATTTTGTTAACATCAGTATCGCCTGTTCATTGAAACGCATGAAAGAAATTGGTCTGAGAAAAATTGCAGGCAGCAGTAAAAGACAGATAATCCTGCAATTCCTTTGTGAGTCTGCAATATTGTGCTTTACCGCTTTTTTATTGTCAATGCTGTTCCTTTCAATAGCCTTACCATTGTTTAATACACTTGCAGGTAAACATTTTGTAGCAGAAAAGCTGGCTCAAACCAGTCTGTTGATGTACTTCGCCCTGCTGTTTACCGTGGTAGTTTTGTTAACCGGTTTATATCCCGCCTATATTTTGTCAAACTTCAGGGCCGCAGAAGTATTATACAACAGGCAAAAGCTGCCGGTAAAAATCTCTTTGGCCGTTCGCTGGTAG
- a CDS encoding gliding motility-associated C-terminal domain-containing protein has product MRLFGPLISVVLLCVFSSLYAVAQVCATDYLSVNFITPTVQQTGKAIFNTEGSIDIPGSVLRKNSVLIDGMLTRSTKQGTILWSRAYSSSNYDYVQFYNAVPLDNGETMVTGSLSTVDTASIPPAVLASTGFLARIDRQGNIKWTRLFDNIFTPDAMIKLNDGNIVVSFNARKDVANTILLCFDADANIKWNKIIAWRAGDAPGATRLLQLRNGDLLVAQKDFYFDSNTPSTPPKNGYYMHCLDGKSGLNKWEHFYWFTFFNNRSSFADVTSLAAYDDGTISLISSYADTAYYQFRTTKNIVNIKVNEQGRLLSALHYTSGKPPLYSSDAVYDTKNDRLIILMDNADSPLLMAVDKGGQVLWHHAYSKVGRSQETTSLLTSDAGYYFFCFTHNGGSKEFSMVKTDTDGKADCVESESDITAADMSSFYRQEDVTLPVKDVQAGWYSVSAIGKYDYGMKSTVICKQTCCTDVTAYATPVDLCNAREYLLSNNEKVTGSGIYPVQFKTVKGCDSIVYFDVTFSKSPEIDLGSSYCLAGKDSLILKVNPVYSKYYWNNVLTGSPYFVVNKPGLYTVSVTNACGTKTDTTQVFKDCSFPVTMPGAFTPNKDGKNDIFRVPAQVANKLVRLAVFDRWGNALFLTGDAGKGWDGTYKGIPAPAGTYVYFVEMISLDGKEKINQKGTIVLIR; this is encoded by the coding sequence ATGCGATTGTTCGGCCCCTTAATATCAGTGGTGCTATTGTGCGTTTTTTCTTCGCTGTATGCAGTGGCCCAGGTATGTGCGACAGATTACCTTTCCGTAAACTTTATCACACCAACTGTACAACAAACCGGCAAAGCCATCTTTAATACAGAGGGCAGTATTGATATACCAGGGTCTGTTTTAAGAAAAAACTCTGTTTTGATCGATGGAATGTTAACGCGGTCAACAAAGCAGGGAACAATATTATGGAGCAGGGCATATTCATCGTCCAACTATGATTATGTACAGTTTTATAATGCTGTGCCGCTGGATAATGGTGAAACGATGGTGACAGGCTCACTGTCAACGGTCGATACAGCTTCCATTCCACCGGCTGTACTCGCTTCTACAGGTTTCCTGGCCCGCATAGACCGCCAGGGAAATATTAAATGGACCAGGCTGTTTGACAATATATTTACGCCTGATGCCATGATAAAACTGAACGATGGAAACATTGTGGTGTCTTTCAATGCAAGGAAAGATGTAGCAAATACAATCCTGCTCTGTTTCGATGCAGATGCTAATATAAAATGGAATAAAATTATTGCCTGGCGTGCAGGTGATGCTCCGGGTGCTACAAGGTTGCTCCAACTCCGCAACGGAGATCTCCTGGTAGCGCAAAAAGATTTTTACTTTGATAGTAATACACCTTCTACACCACCTAAGAATGGGTATTATATGCACTGCCTGGACGGTAAAAGTGGTTTGAATAAATGGGAACACTTTTATTGGTTTACTTTCTTCAATAACCGAAGTTCATTCGCAGATGTAACCAGCCTGGCAGCGTATGATGATGGTACAATCAGCCTCATATCTTCTTATGCTGATACCGCTTACTACCAGTTTCGAACAACAAAAAATATTGTAAACATCAAAGTGAATGAACAGGGCAGGCTGTTATCTGCTTTACATTATACGTCCGGCAAACCTCCGCTGTATAGTTCAGATGCAGTGTATGATACCAAAAATGACCGTCTTATAATTCTGATGGATAATGCAGATAGTCCATTATTGATGGCCGTTGACAAAGGCGGACAAGTATTATGGCATCATGCATACAGTAAAGTTGGAAGAAGCCAGGAAACTACCTCGCTGCTTACAAGTGATGCAGGCTACTATTTTTTTTGCTTTACGCATAATGGAGGAAGCAAGGAGTTTTCGATGGTAAAAACTGATACTGATGGTAAAGCCGATTGTGTAGAAAGTGAAAGTGATATTACGGCTGCAGATATGTCTTCCTTTTACAGGCAGGAAGATGTTACACTGCCTGTTAAGGATGTGCAGGCCGGCTGGTATTCTGTATCTGCAATCGGTAAATATGACTACGGTATGAAATCAACCGTTATTTGTAAACAAACCTGCTGTACTGATGTAACAGCCTATGCAACTCCTGTGGATCTTTGCAATGCCAGAGAATACCTGCTATCCAACAATGAGAAGGTTACAGGTTCTGGCATATACCCGGTGCAGTTTAAAACGGTTAAAGGCTGCGACAGTATTGTTTACTTCGACGTTACTTTTTCAAAAAGCCCGGAAATTGACCTGGGCAGCAGTTATTGCCTTGCTGGTAAAGACTCCCTGATCTTAAAAGTGAACCCAGTTTACTCAAAGTATTACTGGAATAATGTTTTAACAGGCAGCCCTTATTTTGTAGTGAACAAACCGGGGCTTTATACGGTGAGCGTTACCAATGCATGCGGCACTAAAACAGATACCACGCAGGTATTTAAAGACTGCAGTTTTCCTGTTACCATGCCGGGTGCCTTTACACCTAATAAAGATGGAAAGAACGATATATTCCGGGTACCAGCACAGGTAGCCAACAAACTGGTCAGGCTTGCTGTATTTGACAGATGGGGTAATGCTTTGTTCTTAACCGGCGATGCAGGGAAAGGATGGGATGGAACTTACAAAGGAATACCGGCACCTGCCGGTACTTATGTATATTTCGTTGAAATGATCTCACTGGATGGTAAAGAAAAAATAAACCAGAAAGGTACAATCGTACTCATAAGATAA
- a CDS encoding ABC transporter permease, producing MIKNYLKIAWRSLSKNKVFSLINILGLTIGITVCMMIFVFIMNEFSFDNFHAKKDNLYRVARSFDQDKTIAPWVSGPYASALKNDFPAEIKNAVRIMPSSDLIVIGDKSFNEKNVYLADDNFFSVFSFPLLRGNVATALKEPGSIVLTETTAKKYFGSAENAMSKVLQMDKDMQLKVTAVAKDVPSNSHLSFDMVVPLSNWYNEPWFKVWINNNHFVYLELNDHVDKAKLEQKFPAFMDKYMGTDMKRMGVKVGLKLTPVKEIYFSESSSFDPTKHGDKTIVYIFLSIAVLILLIACINFMNLSTIRAVERSKEVGLRKVLGALRNQLVLQFIGESFLLTIISCIFSLVLLQLLSPLYNQLLGYTLTVSWNTWPIYVFLTGIILVVGFLAGSYPAFVLSAFKPVESLKGKLKLGKGGSTFRQALVVVQFSISVLLIVGTIVIVNQMSYVKNKQLGYDREQTLAIPIDNEDFYEHLQSFKSELLNNSNIESVSMMSGEPGGFFDQHTFEVEGQRDTWKARTEFADFDIVNTLGLKVIAGRSFSPQFGTDSTDAVMINHTAATKLGFTPAEAVGKWIKNTIRDTARRRIVGVVEDFNFLSLKENMEPLVISTAEDRRVALVKIKPGHINAGTEAVKKAYATVTPLYPLEYTFLDQKFDSMYRTDIRQQTILGIFSGLAIFIACLGLFGLASFTTAKRTKEIGVRKVLGSSTQNIVVLLSKDLLKPVMIATVIAMPVGYYAMNTWLQNFAYRTPFSWWIFVLAAVIIFGIALLTVSIKALKAAIMNPAKSLRSE from the coding sequence ATGATCAAAAATTACCTGAAGATTGCATGGCGCAGTCTTAGTAAAAACAAAGTTTTTTCGCTGATCAACATTCTTGGTTTAACGATCGGGATTACAGTTTGCATGATGATTTTTGTTTTTATCATGAACGAATTCAGCTTTGATAATTTTCATGCAAAGAAAGACAACCTGTACCGCGTGGCACGCTCATTTGACCAGGATAAAACTATTGCGCCGTGGGTTTCGGGACCATATGCAAGCGCATTGAAAAATGATTTTCCGGCAGAAATAAAAAACGCTGTTCGTATAATGCCATCAAGCGACCTGATTGTGATTGGCGATAAATCGTTCAATGAAAAAAATGTGTACCTGGCGGATGACAATTTCTTTAGTGTGTTTTCTTTTCCGCTGTTAAGAGGCAATGTAGCTACAGCTTTGAAAGAGCCCGGCAGTATTGTACTTACAGAAACCACTGCAAAAAAATATTTTGGCAGTGCAGAAAATGCCATGAGCAAAGTGTTGCAAATGGATAAAGACATGCAGCTGAAAGTAACCGCTGTTGCCAAAGATGTTCCATCTAATTCGCATTTAAGTTTTGATATGGTTGTGCCGCTTTCTAACTGGTACAATGAGCCGTGGTTCAAAGTGTGGATCAACAACAATCATTTTGTATATCTTGAATTGAATGATCATGTAGACAAAGCAAAGCTGGAGCAGAAGTTCCCTGCATTTATGGATAAATATATGGGAACCGACATGAAGCGGATGGGCGTAAAAGTAGGCCTGAAACTGACACCTGTTAAAGAGATCTATTTCAGTGAATCTTCGAGCTTCGACCCGACAAAACATGGCGATAAAACAATCGTTTATATTTTCCTGTCCATCGCTGTTTTGATATTGCTGATTGCGTGTATCAACTTTATGAATCTCTCCACGATAAGGGCTGTGGAAAGATCAAAAGAAGTTGGCTTAAGAAAAGTACTTGGCGCATTGAGAAACCAACTGGTACTGCAATTTATCGGGGAGTCCTTTTTACTTACGATAATCTCGTGCATCTTTTCACTGGTATTGTTACAACTACTTTCTCCTTTGTATAACCAGTTGCTTGGTTATACACTCACTGTATCATGGAATACATGGCCCATCTATGTTTTCCTTACGGGTATTATCCTGGTCGTAGGTTTTCTTGCAGGCAGCTACCCGGCTTTTGTACTTTCTGCTTTTAAGCCTGTTGAATCTTTGAAAGGGAAACTGAAGCTTGGCAAAGGAGGTTCAACATTCAGGCAGGCACTGGTGGTTGTACAGTTCAGTATTTCAGTATTACTGATTGTTGGCACCATAGTTATCGTAAACCAGATGAGTTATGTAAAGAACAAACAGTTGGGATATGACAGGGAGCAAACCCTTGCTATACCTATTGACAACGAAGATTTTTATGAGCACCTGCAAAGTTTTAAAAGTGAATTGTTGAACAACAGTAATATTGAATCTGTGTCAATGATGTCTGGTGAGCCCGGCGGCTTCTTTGACCAGCATACTTTTGAAGTAGAAGGCCAGCGTGATACGTGGAAAGCAAGAACTGAATTTGCTGACTTTGATATTGTGAACACACTGGGGCTGAAAGTAATTGCGGGCAGAAGCTTTTCACCGCAGTTTGGTACAGATAGTACCGATGCCGTGATGATCAACCATACAGCAGCCACCAAGCTGGGTTTTACACCTGCTGAAGCTGTGGGTAAATGGATAAAAAATACCATCAGGGATACAGCGAGAAGAAGAATAGTGGGCGTAGTAGAAGATTTCAATTTTCTATCGCTCAAAGAAAATATGGAACCGCTTGTTATTTCAACAGCAGAAGACAGGAGAGTGGCGCTCGTAAAAATAAAACCCGGGCATATTAATGCAGGCACAGAAGCAGTAAAGAAAGCTTATGCAACAGTAACACCGCTATACCCGCTGGAATATACTTTTCTTGATCAGAAGTTTGATTCTATGTACAGAACCGATATAAGACAGCAAACCATACTGGGCATATTTTCCGGTCTTGCTATATTCATTGCCTGCCTGGGATTATTCGGGCTTGCATCTTTTACTACAGCAAAACGCACGAAAGAAATCGGGGTAAGAAAAGTGCTGGGTTCATCTACACAAAACATTGTTGTACTGCTGTCCAAAGACTTGCTGAAGCCTGTAATGATTGCTACTGTTATCGCTATGCCTGTGGGGTATTATGCTATGAATACCTGGCTGCAGAATTTTGCTTATCGTACACCTTTTAGCTGGTGGATTTTTGTGCTTGCAGCGGTCATCATTTTTGGTATTGCATTACTTACTGTCAGCATCAAGGCGTTAAAGGCAGCCATAATGAACCCGGCAAAAAGCCTGAGGAGCGAGTAA